The following is a genomic window from Geobacillus subterraneus.
CCAATTTAAAACAGCTTGGCTATTTTACATACTCGGAGATTACCGGCTATTACGGAACCATTACCGCTGACGCCGTCCGCCGTTTCCAGAAGGATGCCAAACTTCAGGCGACGGGTATCGTGGATGACGCCACGTACGAGCGTCTCATCGGACAAGCTCCAGCACCTAAAGGACAAGCTCCGGCATCCAAACTCGACGTCATCGAACTGATTGCTGATGCGGCTGAGCTGCTCGGCACGCCGTACGTTTGGGGCGGCGAAACTCCGGAAGCCGGCTTTGACTGCAGCGGTTTTCTTACATACGTGTTCAAGCAACAAGGTGTTTCATTGCCGCGGACGGTGGCGGACATCTGGAGCGCTGGGAAACCGGTCTCTTCTCCAGCCGTCGGGGACATCGTGTTTTTTGAGACCTACAAAAAAGGCCCTTCCCATGCTGGCATTTACATCGGCAACGGTCAGTTCGTCCATAGCGGCGCTTCAACAGGTGTGACGACTAGCCAATTAAACAACCCGTATTGGAAAGCCCGCTACTTAGGGGCAAAGCGGTATTAGTGCACACTAGGGCTTCTTCAAGGGCTGTTCAAAGCGCTCATGGCTCGGAAAATGAATGATGGGACTGGCAAAAACGATTCGTGGTTTCTATAGCCATGAATCGTTGGCGCGGGCGGACAGCCTTTCCGGAGGAGAAAGCGCGGCGCACCTGCGGCTCCGGCTAGGGGCGGCAACGCGATATGGCAAGAGGGGGCACGAACCGCTTAAACGGGGTCGTGCTCTTTCATTTAGCGGCCAACGGTTGTCGAGAAAGCGAACATCGCCTGTTCTTGATGACGGTCGTTTGGGAGAATCTTCAACATCAACAGCCCTCCTTTTTGCCCACTGTTTTTGATTCCATCATCATTTTGCTAGCACGGTGGTGATGGAACGAAACATCCTGGCTCGCAGCAATCAATATTTCTTCAGTGGAGAAACGTCATTACTCTAGCTTTTTGGTTTGCTTGGGTTTACTCGCCATATAAGTTGAAATTTCGTTTTACACCCAGCTGATCACTAGCCACGTTATATCATATCAGCTTGTATGTCGATGAAAACCGAAACGAAAAATCGGAAATTTTTTATGGCAACTTATAGATAGAGACCATCTTTTTTCACCATCTTGATCAGGCGAAAGGGAAACGATAGTGTTTCACCAGTCCTTCAACTCATGCCGATAAAAGAAAGTACGTTTCTGGGCCGCGAGTTTTTGGAAATGGACAACCGAAAGTTGAGGAAGCGCTTCGATTATGGTAATGTAATTTGTTGAGGTTTTCTTTACCGCAGACGAATCGGAATAAGCAGGTGAAATGATGGGAACAAAACGGAAAGTGATGACGATTTTCGGCACAAGGCCCGAAGCGATCAAAATGGCGCCGCTTGTGTTGGAGTTGCAAAAACAATCCGAGTGGATCGAACCGATTGTCACCGTTACGGCGCAACATCGGCAAATGCTGGATCAAGTATTGGATCTATTCGGCATTCGCCCGGATTACGACTTGAACATTATGAAAGACCGTCAGACGCTCGCCGGTATTACGACCCGCGCCTTAGAAGGGCTCGATGACATTATGCGGAAAGTCAAGCCGGATTTAGTGCTTGTCCATGGCGATACGACGACGACGTTTGTCGCCAGCCTCGCCGCTTTTTATCATCAAATTGCGATCGGCCATGTTGAGGCGGGGTTGCGCACGTGGAACAAATATTCTCCATTTCCAGAAGAAATGAACCGGCAACTGACCGGGGTGATGGCTGATCTTCACTTCGCACCGACGAAAAAAGCGTACGACAATTTAATCCGGGAGAATAAAAAACCGGAGTCGATTTTTATCACCGGCAACACGGCGATCGATGCGTTACAAACAACGGTGAAAGACGATTATCGTCATGACATTCTCGACCAAATCGGCGATGACCGGATGATTTTGCTGACGGCCCATCGCCGCGAAAACCTTGGCGAGACGATGCGGGGCATGTTCCGGGCCATTAAGCGCCTTGTCGAAACCTATGACGACATCCAAGTCGTCTATCCTGTCCATCTGAACCCGGCAGTAAGGGAAGCGGCGGCCGAAGTGCTCGGTGATGATCCGCGCATTCACTTAATCGAACCGCTTGATGTTTTCGATTTCCATAACTTTGCTGCGCGGGCGTACTTAATTTTGACCGATTCCGGCGGCGTGCAGGAAGAAGCTCCGTCTCTTGGCGTGCCTGTTCTTGTGCTGCGCGACACGACCGAACGGCCGGAAGGCATCGAAGCCGGGACGCTGAAGCTGGCCGGGACGGACGAAGAGACGATTTACCGCATGGCGTCAGAGCTGCTAACGAACCGAAGCGAATACGAGGCCATGGCGAAAGCATCCAACCCGTACGGAGACGGCCAGGCTTCGAAACGGATTGTCGACGCGATTTTATACTATTTCGGCTACACCGCACAGCGACCGGAGGCGTTTCATTCATAAATCGTTGTATATGTCTGCCTATGAAGGGAAAAATAGTCAAGAAGAATTGCTGGGAGAGAGGAGGTCAAAAGGCGCAACGATGTTGAACCATCTCCCAAAAGAAGTGAAAATCAGCGTGACAAGGTCGATTTCCGCTGCGTTTGAGAAATATATGGAATCGATCCAATGGGATGAGCAAAAATATGAAATGGACAAGTTTTTAACTTATTGGCGAGAATACGCGGAAAAACATGCCTCATGGTTTCGCCAGCTAGACGATGCGGTCAAGCGTGATCCGCGTTTTCATGAGGAACTGGCTGATAAAATTAACGAAGTGATCGGAAAAATATTGCGTGAGCCGCCATCGGAGCAAGACATCAGGACGTTAAATGAGCTCATCGGCCGACGAGGACTGACCGATATTGATTATACGTGTAAAATGGAGGCAAAGTACCATATTCGTCGATTAACGGAACAAGAATATCTTCCGCACGATAAAAACCGGAAGTATTAGGGAATGGGCTTTTCTTTGATATGTCCTTGTTCAACGTTGTTTCGGGATGACGGCTGCAAAATAAAATTTAGGAAAAGAGCAGGTTGACACACTCGAGCGAGGGCCGAACGGATATGGCCGTCGCTTTTTTTCGTCAAAAAATGCGCTTCAGTATCTATTCATGACGTATGGCATTTATGGTAGAATGAGAGAAAAATGCATCGAAAAGGGAGAAAGAATGTATGAAAAGGAAGATACTTGTCGCTTTTTGTCTTGTATTGTTGGCAGTGTGGCCGATGCCGATGAGTCATCCGCAGGCTGCGCCATATTTTTACGACGTAGGCACGACGCACAGGGCAAAAAACGAAATTTATTACTTAGCCGAAGGGGAAATTGTGCTAGGGAGTGTATCGGGACATTTTTATCCAGCGAAATATGTAACAAGGGCGGAAGCGGCCGCTATTATTGGGCGAACGTTAAACTTTGACGGGGGACAGCGGGACACTCGCTTTAAGGATGTCGGAAAAGGAAATTTTGCCTCTGGGTACATACAAGAAGCAGCTGAACGCAACATCATCAACGGCTACCAAGATGGGACGTTCCGACCTGACCAGTTTGTGACGCGCGGGGAAATGGCGTTGCTCATTAATCGGGCGTATTCGCTTGGCGGAACTACGCTCTCAACGGCGGTGCAACAGTTGAAAATCAAGGGAATCGCGGAAGGGAAAGCGGATGGCACATTCGGCGAAGACGAGCCGATTATTCGGGCGGATTTTGCCGTATTTGTTGCAAGAGCCATCAATCCGCAATATCGCGTGAATGGCCAGCTGACATCCACCGGACAAGCAGTGGTCAATGCTTCGGCGTTGAATGTCCGCCGTGGTCCGTCTACCGGTTATAGTGCCATTGGTCTATTGTATAAAGGGCAGTCTGTCGATGTTGTGCATATTGTTGGCAACTGGGCGTATGTTCGTGCATCAGACTTAGAAGGGTTCGTGAGCCGCAGTTATTTAGTGGATGCGGGAGTTTCACAACCTGATGAAGGAGATGCACTATCAAACTATGTAAAAACGCAGACGCTCATTATTGACCCTGGGCATGGTGGCAGTGACCCTGGCGCGGCGGCGAACGGTCTTGTGGAAAAAAACATTAATTTGAATGTTGCGTTGAAAGTAAAATCGCTGTTTGAAAATACGGGCTTTAACATCGCCCTAACGAGAGAAACAGACGTATTTGTTCCGCTCAGCGGGCGCGTTTCCTTTGCGAAAGAGAAGGGAGGAAACGTATTTGTCAGCATCCATACGAATGCCGGGGGCGGAACGGGGACAGAGACGTATTATTACAGCGCCGCGGGAACCAATCCATATGTCGAACAAAGCAAAAAGCTGGCACAATGCATTCAAAAACGGCTCGTTGAGGCGTGGAATGCTGTTGACCGTGGAGCAAAAAGAGGCAATTTGCACGTATTGCGCGAAAACAATATGCCCGCTGTATTAGTGGAGCTCGGCTTTATTGATCGCGCCGAAGATGCGGAGAAGCTCGGGTCGTCGTATTGGCAAGAACAAGCGGCTAAAGCCATTTATCTCGGCATTCTTGACTACTACGCCTCGGAAACAGGTTTGGATTTTCAGCCGTTATATGATCGTGTTCAATAGCCGCAAAGACCATGCGTCTCCCGCTTCATCAAAGTAGTTGGGCTGTGGAAACATGTGGCTCCGTTTGGCTGATGCGGGAGTTGGGGAGAGGGTTCAGATGATCAAAAAGTGGTGGATGTTTTCCATCTGTATCGTGTTGATCGTCGCAGCGGCGGTGCCGGTTCGCGCGGCCGCTGCTTCTCATCCGCTGTTTGTCCATGTCATTGTCGCTTTTCAACAACAAGTGGATGAACAAGCGGTGACAACGCTGCAAGGAAATGTCACCAAACGGTTTGACGTGATTCCTGCGGTGGCAGCGACGGTCCCGATTACGGCGGTCGAGCTGTTGCGTCGTTGGCCGGGGGTTGACTACGTACAACAAGACACGACGGTGGCCATTGATCGCCAAGTCATTGACTGGGGAGTGGAAAAGACGAAAGCGTCCGTGATGCACCCCCAAGGTGTAACAGGAAAAGGGGTGAAAATCGCGATTTTGGATACGGGTGTTGATCCTAGTCACCCGGATTTGCGTGTAGCGGGCGGCGTTTGCTTGTTGTCCTCTTGCCCTCATTCTTATCAAGACGATAACGGGCATGGTACTCACGTTGCTGGAATTATCGCGGCAAAAGACAACGAGATCGGGACGGTCGGGGTGGCGCCTGATGCAAGCATTTATGCCGTGAAGGTATTGGATCGCTACGGAGAAGGAAATGTATCAGCCGTTTTATCAGGCATCGAATGGGCGATTGAGCACGATATAGATATTATTAATTTAAGCTTAGCCGCTCCAGAAGATGCCCCTGCCCTGAAAGCGGCCATTCAGAAAGCATATGAAAGCGGGGTTTTAGTCGTTGCTGCGGCTGGCAACAACGGCTATGCCAACGGCGCAGGGGATACGGTCGAATATCCGGCGAAGTATGATAGTGCCATCGCTGTCGCTGCGGTGAATAAAGAAAATGTTCGGTTGCCATACTCGGCGACGGGACCCGCGATCGAAGTAGCGGCTCCTGGGGAGGATGTGTACAGCACCGTGCCGGTTGCTCTTGACCGTGATGGCGTTCGTGACGGGTATACGCGCATGTCTGGAACGTCAATGGCAGCGCCGTTTGTGTCAGGAGTGCTCGCTTTGTATAAGCAACAATACCCGGAACGGACGAATCTCGAACTGCGTCAAATGTTAAGAGGCCGTGCCTTGGATTTGGGGGCGGCCGGGAAGGATCCGTGGTACGGCTATGGGCTCGTGCAGGCCGTGTCCAACCAGGCGCCCGAGCTGACAGTGAAGCTGTTGTCAGTGAAAAAAGGAGAAGTTGCTTTTTCCGTTACCCCAACAGGAAACGCCGTGAAAGGGTATCGTGTATACCGAAATGGGAAACGGCTCGAAACGTTGCAAACAGCGGCCACGTATACGGATTATGTCGTTAAAGGAATATACGAGTACGAATTTGCGTCCATACGCAATGATGGGACGGAGTCCGCGTTATCGGCCCCCATCACGGTAAACGTACCGGATCCCGATTATAAAGATTTGTCAGCAAGCGCTTGGTATATGCCGGAGATCGTCTACTTATCAAGCCAAGGGATTGTGTCCGGCTATAACAATGGAACGATTCAGCCTTATCAAACGATTACACGCGCCGAAGTCGCCGTGATGCTCGGCCGGGCGCTGCATCTTGACGGGACCAAGCGAGCGACAGTGTTTCGTGATGTTTCTTCTTCTGACTTCGCCTCTGGCTACATTCAAGCTGCCTATGAGCACGGACTGATCGCCGGGTATCCGGATGGAACGTTCCGCCCGCAGCAGCCGATTACGCGCGCCGAGACAGCCATCATGTTATCGCGAGCGTATCCGCTGCCGGACGGTTCGTCTATGATGTTTAAAGATGTGACGACAAGAGTGACCGGGCATGAGGCGATCGCCAAGTTGGCTGCTGCCCGAATCACAGAAGGGTATCCGGACGGCACGTTTCGGCCATATCAATTTGTTAAGCGACTCGAATTTTTCGTTTTTACAGCCCGTGCGGCGAACGAGCGGTTCCGGTAAAACGAAGAGGTTAGTTTGATGTCGTTTCTTCTCGAAAATCGCTGATCGTTCCACCGCCCTAGCTTAATGCTCATAGACAGGAAAAAGGTGCCCCAGCTGCTTGGGACACCTTTTCTTGTCCGTCAGGAAGTGGCTG
Proteins encoded in this region:
- a CDS encoding S8 family peptidase, translating into MIKKWWMFSICIVLIVAAAVPVRAAAASHPLFVHVIVAFQQQVDEQAVTTLQGNVTKRFDVIPAVAATVPITAVELLRRWPGVDYVQQDTTVAIDRQVIDWGVEKTKASVMHPQGVTGKGVKIAILDTGVDPSHPDLRVAGGVCLLSSCPHSYQDDNGHGTHVAGIIAAKDNEIGTVGVAPDASIYAVKVLDRYGEGNVSAVLSGIEWAIEHDIDIINLSLAAPEDAPALKAAIQKAYESGVLVVAAAGNNGYANGAGDTVEYPAKYDSAIAVAAVNKENVRLPYSATGPAIEVAAPGEDVYSTVPVALDRDGVRDGYTRMSGTSMAAPFVSGVLALYKQQYPERTNLELRQMLRGRALDLGAAGKDPWYGYGLVQAVSNQAPELTVKLLSVKKGEVAFSVTPTGNAVKGYRVYRNGKRLETLQTAATYTDYVVKGIYEYEFASIRNDGTESALSAPITVNVPDPDYKDLSASAWYMPEIVYLSSQGIVSGYNNGTIQPYQTITRAEVAVMLGRALHLDGTKRATVFRDVSSSDFASGYIQAAYEHGLIAGYPDGTFRPQQPITRAETAIMLSRAYPLPDGSSMMFKDVTTRVTGHEAIAKLAAARITEGYPDGTFRPYQFVKRLEFFVFTARAANERFR
- a CDS encoding N-acetylmuramoyl-L-alanine amidase, producing MKRKILVAFCLVLLAVWPMPMSHPQAAPYFYDVGTTHRAKNEIYYLAEGEIVLGSVSGHFYPAKYVTRAEAAAIIGRTLNFDGGQRDTRFKDVGKGNFASGYIQEAAERNIINGYQDGTFRPDQFVTRGEMALLINRAYSLGGTTLSTAVQQLKIKGIAEGKADGTFGEDEPIIRADFAVFVARAINPQYRVNGQLTSTGQAVVNASALNVRRGPSTGYSAIGLLYKGQSVDVVHIVGNWAYVRASDLEGFVSRSYLVDAGVSQPDEGDALSNYVKTQTLIIDPGHGGSDPGAAANGLVEKNINLNVALKVKSLFENTGFNIALTRETDVFVPLSGRVSFAKEKGGNVFVSIHTNAGGGTGTETYYYSAAGTNPYVEQSKKLAQCIQKRLVEAWNAVDRGAKRGNLHVLRENNMPAVLVELGFIDRAEDAEKLGSSYWQEQAAKAIYLGILDYYASETGLDFQPLYDRVQ
- the wecB gene encoding non-hydrolyzing UDP-N-acetylglucosamine 2-epimerase; the protein is MGTKRKVMTIFGTRPEAIKMAPLVLELQKQSEWIEPIVTVTAQHRQMLDQVLDLFGIRPDYDLNIMKDRQTLAGITTRALEGLDDIMRKVKPDLVLVHGDTTTTFVASLAAFYHQIAIGHVEAGLRTWNKYSPFPEEMNRQLTGVMADLHFAPTKKAYDNLIRENKKPESIFITGNTAIDALQTTVKDDYRHDILDQIGDDRMILLTAHRRENLGETMRGMFRAIKRLVETYDDIQVVYPVHLNPAVREAAAEVLGDDPRIHLIEPLDVFDFHNFAARAYLILTDSGGVQEEAPSLGVPVLVLRDTTERPEGIEAGTLKLAGTDEETIYRMASELLTNRSEYEAMAKASNPYGDGQASKRIVDAILYYFGYTAQRPEAFHS